A portion of the Naumovozyma castellii chromosome 2, complete genome genome contains these proteins:
- the CUE4 gene encoding Cue4p (ancestral locus Anc_8.816) has product MDTSTVLFFTSVILGFLALKWFTKNSQNYQNLNTEAAGGDSITMTHVTETITIEGKKNDEEPKAADDKVKTKDGRKKPIKKRIVTRDMIEVVMIIAPSLTEQQIRTDLEKTGSIEKTVENFLRGDKFTESQEDEDQKKSSQIQQEEDESEDLSSSSSSSSEDSDDDDGEGDGEGDDDGF; this is encoded by the coding sequence ATGGATACTTCAACTGTGTTATTTTTTACTTCGGTGATACTAGGGTTCCTAGCTCTTAAATGGTTCACTAAGAACTCtcaaaattatcaaaacTTAAATACTGAAGCCGCCGGTGGTGATTCTATTACGATGACACATGTCACTGAGACGATAACTATAGAGGGTAAGAAAAACGATGAGGAACCTAAGGCAGCAGATGACAAGGTTAAAACAAAAGATGGCAGGAAGAAACCAATTAAGAAGAGAATTGTCACTCGTGATATGATAGAGGTAGTAATGATCATTGCTCCATCTCTAACTGAACAACAAATTAGAACCGACTTGGAAAAGACTGgttcaattgaaaagacTGTCGAGAATTTCTTGAGAGGTGATAAGTTTACCGAATCACAAGAAGACGAGGACCAGAAAAAAAGCAGTCAAATACAACAGGAAGAGgatgaaagtgaagatttatcttcttcttcctcgTCATCATCTGAAGATtcagatgatgacgatggTGAAGGCGATGGTGAAGGCGACGATGATGGTTTTTAA
- the CAC2 gene encoding Cac2p (ancestral locus Anc_8.817) — MEASNLQIYWHESQPVYSLCFQPNSPNKKKLLTAGGDNKIRSWNLNLVKDTNKIDTIDFLSSLTQHEQAINVVKFNSPGTILASAGDDGQILLWKQQDVNEQNGETAAPVDSSVPKPFGSTFEDDEENNKESWFVWKRLRAPGSNSSEIYDLDWSPCDRYVVSGSMDNSIRVFDIESGKLLGTYADHNHYVQGVTWDPLNEFILSQSADRSVNIYQIIWDSDSNTIDKLKLKNRIMKGELPQRDDENDKTKLDYKNLKTSFLFHNESLPSFFRRLTISPCGSIFCIPAGIFKNHTTSNSNDQGEISNAVYIYTRAIIKQNSNNNRPVMILPFLKKPALVVSFNPNFYKLTHEEQEGTKKPYLKLPYRLIYAVATSNEVLIYDTVNVKPISIIGNLHYTALTDLSWSQDGNMLMVSSTDGFCSYITIEENLFGEKLTIEEREQYINANKLINCQDSNKNSSSSSSITPSSASASPMRRKTDIINILPVKRKIIAETEKGDDKSRKPKKESITVVSEKGSPSKEKKRIQPTLVNTL, encoded by the coding sequence ATGGAAGCATCAAATCTGCAAATATATTGGCATGAATCTCAACCTGTCTATAGTCTTTGTTTCCAACCAAATTCACCgaataagaaaaaattattaacgGCAGGAGGTGATAATAAGATACGTTCATGGAATCTAAATTTAGTAAAAGATACGAATAAGATTGACACCATTGACTTTCTGTCCTCTTTAACTCAACATGAACAGGCAATCAATGTTGTTAAATTTAACTCCCCAGGTACGATACTTGCCTCCGCAGGTGATGATGGACAAATCTTACTTTGGAAACAACAAGATGTAAACGAACAGAATGGTGAAACCGCTGCTCCCGTCGATTCTTCTGTACCCAAACCATTTGGGAGCACATTtgaagacgatgaagaaaataataaggaATCATGGTTCGTGTGGAAAAGATTACGTGCTCCAGGTTCCAATTCATCGGAAATTTATGATTTGGATTGGTCTCCCTGTGATCGATATGTGGTTAGTGGATCCATGGATAACTCAATTCGTGTCTTTGACATTGAATCAGGGAAATTGTTGGGCACATATGCGGATCATAACCATTATGTGCAAGGTGTTACCTGGGAtccattgaatgaatttattcTCTCTCAATCAGCAGATAGATCGGTAAATatatatcaaataatatgGGATAGCGATAGCAATaccattgataaattgaaattaaagaacaGAATTATGAAAGGTGAACTTCCACAACGTGACGATGAGAACGATAAGACCAAATTAGACTataagaatttgaaaacttcatttcttttccataATGAATCATTACCTTCGTTTTTCAGAAGATTGACCATATCACCATGTGGGAGCATCTTTTGTATACCGGCAGGTATATTTAAGAATCATACCACTTCTAATTCTAACGACCAGGGAGAAATCAGTAATGCAGTATACATTTACACGAGAGCCataataaaacaaaatagtaataataatcgtCCCGTGATGATATTGCCCTTTTTAAAAAAACCAGCCCTAGTGGTTTCCTTcaatccaaatttttataAACTAACACATGAGGAACAGGAGGGGACGAAAAAGccatatttgaaattaccATACAGACTGATATATGCTGTCGCTACATCCAATGAAGTGTTAATATACGATACAGTTAATGTGAAGCCAATATCGATAATAGGGAACCTTCATTATACAGCACTAACGGATTTAAGTTGGTCACAAGATGGGAATATGTTAATGGTATCATCTACGGATGGATTCTGTTCTTATAttaccattgaagaaaatctATTTGGTGAGAAATTGACGATAGAAGAAAGAGAACAATATATAAATGCTAATAAGCTGATAAATTGTCAGGATTCTAATAAGaactcatcatcatcatcatctatAACGCCTTCATCAGCATCAGCATCACCAATGCGAAGGAAAACAGATATTATTAACATTTTACCAGTTAAGAGGAAGATAATTGCAGAGACGGAGAAAGGAGACGATAAGTCTAGGAAACCCAAGAAGGAAAGTATTACTGTAGTTTCAGAAAAAGGTTCACCATCGAAGGAAAAAAAGAGAATTCAACCAACCCTAGTAAATACTTTGTAA
- the NCAS0B01030 gene encoding opsin family protein, with translation MNATFAEVVKSSGNRAVRSNPPHDLDFHLTEQGSDWLWALFSIFGCLAVVYIAFFFIAEAKGTSLTKYALATTLLISMFNAFGYFTYASNLGWAGIQAEFNHLHVHPSITGLSPGVRQIFYAKYCAWFLSWPLLIFLNEMTGMSISEEGKLDELSVVDTVHSLLFQILGTEFWVVSLLVGSLIKSTYKWGYWVFGCVAMLLVEYIFIKRQFIDLRIRGFTMCMHITYLIIMWLYFICWGLSEGGNKIQPDSESVFYGVLDFCIFAVYPGYLCFIAQHYGKTPKMSMNMKSPFHKHHDDEEDQYEAKEVESSSPRNSGETQVQPEEEHEEEPQAQVQA, from the coding sequence ATGAACGCAACATTCGCAGAAGTTGTAAAATCATCTGGTAATCGTGCAGTTAGATCAAATCCTCCACATGATTTGGATTTCCATTTAACTGAACAAGGTTCAGACTGGTTGTGGGCTTTGTTCTCCATCTTCGGTTGTTTAGCCGTTGTTTACATtgccttcttctttattgcAGAAGCTAAGGGCACTTCATTAACTAAATACGCATTAGCAACAACTTTATTGATTTCAATGTTTAATGCCTTTGGTTATTTCACATATGCTTCTAACTTAGGTTGGGCTGGTATTCAAGCTGAATTTAATCATTTACATGTCCATCCAAGTATTACTGGTTTATCTCCAGGTGTGAGACAAATCTTTTATGCTAAATATTGTGCATGGTTCTTATCTTGGCCATTATTAATCTTCTTAAATGAAATGACTGGTATGTCAATCAGTGAAGAAGGTAAATTAGATGAGTTAAGTGTTGTGGATACTGTgcattcattattattccaaattttaGGTACTGAATTTTGGGTTGTTTCCTTATTAGTGGGTTCTTTAATTAAGTCCACTTATAAGTGGGGTTACTGGGTCTTTGGTTGTGTTGCAATGTTACTTGTTGAAtacattttcattaagagacaatttattgatttaaGAATCAGAGGCTTTACTATGTGCATGCATATTACTTATTTGATCATTATGTGGTTGTACTTCATATGTTGGGGTTTATCTGAGGGTGGTAACAAGATTCAACCAGATTCTGAATCTGTCTTTTACGGTGTCTTAGATTTCTGTATCTTTGCAGTTTATCCAGGTTACTTGTGTTTCATTGCTCAACATTATGGTAAAACCCCAAAGATGTCAATGAACATGAAGAGTCCATTCCATAAGCAtcatgatgatgaagaagatcaatATGAAGCTAAGGAAGTTGAATCTTCCTCTCCAAGAAATTCAGGTGAAACTCAAGTGCAacctgaagaagaacatgAAGAAGAACCTCAAGCTCAAGTTCAAGCTTAG
- the NUP188 gene encoding Nup188p (ancestral locus Anc_8.821) has product MSFVQKPAIGADTTADYFNKMSFSYIEYFIREYQSTRTNIESVALSNSNVFPNKSFTRINEFLTSNKEIFTTLSSFNKTSAKERPAFSKTLSLRGSTFQISDEKLHNLAWDVSNFLNLNFQETLRIILQHNAINKINNKEETSSKIPDLIIDVLNERNSISEVMLIMLTDNKLPVINDAFFKSFTGDKRTITCIDLIRVFKSLVKNFNEKGNNDVFSEQLSDDILIDLTSSRNSNNLIYMTNILRILTNLFLNTSLTTDITLMWTELAFDAEIVTFLRNHPNLESIFVVNTLLVLGLDTTSNSINITNANYFNDKETFKALQTMFMNSMTLEDPVVNPVLYYMWSFVLFTKSFILEENMDDTSLLDFIQFVFEESSIYELTNAFAKHAEDLSVFQSLQNISILLSFDQLYPIILLSFLTFSLNFIPLNVETSILIKVTLSNVSQEFVENFLTNELFEKKFAILKTKLPLIDDALLPLINIVSVHPEFANFELRELKTYAATVKLGELNYDLQDDDSDLIVLKKEALLPPPLESDPSILLSIPENSRASIVTTDPNDESLVIFLYDYNGWAMIGRVLTNLSDKFTAMGDDMDKYSKDLMISIIELISSTVSSQNLSVQTSSEILQYLSKSVENADIVSLLFRILDVSLNRRSYEVLSACMSFLNDLISSFPNLVWTYLARSNLLDRYGRTGFANTILGTIELANGDYQFTILLIKLTDSLVTESLLQDSSIVAKTKNDILEKLIAHLLHIYESYHFWKFNDIKQRFEIGYHLTDVFSKIVYNVYGIDPLSAPTDKITNILTPSGFRIIDTFLSGQSPDSLAASTLLNILISSKIDQISFKGNKSFGSMYSKLIKKSFQLTDLLISVRGLLNMSPSTLEKMLFSNSQKLVDIYNSVYELKSAIINLLDVLIGAPWDDNYPFLLSYLGEAHSELLFDSIAADLQSALEDYKLSKRIYPLFSTLMQSKQDGLAILFLTGKTASNKSFNEETKDIKSASNSSIFTILKQNALRLGELPESVGSRLLDAIAYAFNTWTNARILDKDTEFISALVKILNTFEPQKSGTGLTKEETVILSNRYRLISRIVEIFALYLYTSSDVNSKVYELLNRDDLSKIIKPFFQIDGYNQKLHDSINENFERYWPKYKLSSFALSPLSKSVHTFQNNAYDIEMMDQLFSQDEKWIGNGQEKGFREDVIIASLNLQYVHHQISAAKAWGALLTTFLKVTTTTPLKDTFLDITSYFLDINIKHGIGKPIFKELYLERIELCFYILFSMQATSKMIPEKTLTDLLSQLITIFKSDDIDYLGNLSVSNRSNNFYKPILRSILILLSLATTGKHFVELTSDQLLECFECAFSKGVHLILSEILSDMNAAAITSKETVIYNLGERIQDLFLLLSLFSKMKALSPPETFKAVMASSLDEIGTMKVILNLYSSAHSINVNDEPIIGHIVLTFISELCTIQAIAERFIANGLFTVLLESPLSVVIQNGNIKPELQARLHNIWSNGLLSIILLLLSELGTKVLPECCLFVSYFHKQIKTAVFSWSDNKLAVSTALIRETTQLVLLQKMLDALDYKKYLRRSRVNTVNAEDDSVELVRGLDSDYERKDLSVVLNKLLTHPKYLNSRIIPSSLEEQHLLEEEGTRLEFVKKICKQIKELQESLFKEL; this is encoded by the coding sequence ATGTCCTTTGTTCAAAAACCGGCAATTGGTGCCGATACAACTGCAGATTATTTCAACAAAATGTCCTTTTCATACATAGAGTACTTTATTAGAGAATATCAATCAACAAGGACAAATATTGAATCTGTTGCGCTTTCTAATTCCAATGTATTTCCTAATAAGAGTTTTACAAGGATAAATGAGTTCCTAACTtcaaacaaagaaatatttacaacattatcatctttcaataaaacTAGTGCCAAAGAAAGACCAGCTTTTTCCAAAACACTGAGTTTAAGGGGATCaactttccaaatcagCGATGAAAAGTTACATAATTTGGCATGGGATGTTTCgaattttctaaatctgAATTTCCAAGAAACGTTAAGAATTATTCTTCAACACAATGccattaataaaataaataataaggAGGAAACATCATCAAAAATACCTGATCTTATCATAGACGTTTTGAACGAAAGGAATTCCATTTCAGAGGTAATGCTAATCATGTTAACTGACAATAAATTGCCGGTAATTAATGAtgcatttttcaaatcatttacTGGTGATAAAAGAACAATCACTTGCATAGATCTCATCCGCgtcttcaaatcattagtcaaaaattttaatgagAAAGGAAATAATGATGTGTTCAGTGAACAATTGTCTGATGATATCTTGATAGACTTAACCAGCTCTAGAAATTCTAACAATTTGATTTATATGACgaatattttgagaatTTTAACTAACTTATTCCTGAATACTTCATTAACGACTGATATCACTTTAATGTGGACTGAATTGGCCTTTGATGCAGAAATTGTCACCTTTCTAAGAAATCACCCAAATTTGGAATCGATTTTTGTTGTCAACACTTTACTGGTTTTAGGGTTAGATACAACGTCTAATTCTATTAATATTACTAACGCTAATTATTTCAACGATAAAGAAACATTCAAGGCATTACAGACGATGTTCATGAATTCAATGACATTGGAGGATCCTGTCGTTAATCCAGTACTCTATTACATGTGGTCATTTGTATTGTTCACTAAATCATTTATCTTAGAGGAAAACATGGATGATACCTCTTTATTGGATTTTATACAGTTTGTTTTTGAAGAGTCATCCATTTATGAACTGACAAATGCATTTGCTAAGCATGCAGAAGATTTAAGTGTTTTTCAATCCTTACAAAATATATCTATCCTGTTATCATTTGATCAATTATACCCCATCATCCTACTATCATTCTtaactttttctttgaattttatACCTCTTAATGTGGAAACTTCAATCCTGATCAAGGTCACTTTGAGCAATGTATCACAGGAGTTCgttgaaaattttcttaCGAATGAGCTATTCGAGAAGAAATTTGCAATATTAAAAACGAAATTACCGCTAATAGATGATGCCCTCTTACCTTTAATTAACATTGTATCGGTCCATCCAGAGTTTGCAAATTTTGAACtaagagaattgaaaacGTATGCAGCAACTGTCAAGTTAGGTGAATTGAACTATGATTTACAGGATGATGATTCCGATCTGATCGTTTTGAAAAAGGAAGCTTTGTTACCGCCTCCTTTAGAATCAGATCCAAGcatattattatccatACCAGAAAATTCAAGGGCTAGTATCGTTACCACTGACCCAAATGACGAATCATTGGTCATATTTTTGTATGACTATAATGGTTGGGCAATGATTGGTAGAGTTTTGACTAATCTGTCGGATAAATTTACTGCGATGGGGGATGATATGGAtaaatattccaaagatTTGATGATATCCATAATAGAATTAATATCTTCCACCGTATCCTCACAGAATTTATCTGTACAAACCTCAAGCGAAATATTGCAATATTTATCTAAATCTGTTGAAAATGCGGATATCGTCTCGTTGTTATTTAGAATACTTGATGTGTCTTTAAACAGAAGAAGTTACGAGGTGCTGTCAGCTTGTATGTCATTCCTTAACGATTTAATATCAAGCTTCCCTAATCTTGTTTGGACATATTTGGCTCGTTCTAATTTATTAGATAGATATGGAAGGACGGGTTTTGCTAATACGATTCTGGGTACCATCGAATTAGCAAATGGGGATTATCAGTTCACAATTTTGCTAATCAAGTTGACTGATTCTCTGGTTACAGAGTCGTTATTGCAAGATTCGAGCATTGTTGCCAAAACCaaaaatgatatattaGAAAAACTGATTGCACATCTACTACACATATATGAAAGTTATCATTTCTGGAAGTTTAACGACATTAAACAAAGATTCGAAATTGGTTATCATCTCACCGATGTATTTTCCAAGATCGTTTATAATGTTTATGGTATTGACCCACTATCTGCACCAACTGATAAAATCACTAATATTTTAACGCCATCCGGTTTTCGCATTATTGACACATTCCTAAGTGGTCAGTCACCGGATTCTCTTGCAGCTTCTACTCTGCTAAATATATTAATCTCTTCCAAAATAGATCAGATATCCTTTAAGggtaataaatcatttggGAGCATGTATTCAAAACTGATAAAAAAATCATTTCAATTAACAGATCTGCTAATATCGGTTAGGGGTTTATTGAATATGTCACCTAGTACTTTAGAGAAAATGCTTTTTAGCAACTCTCAGAAACTGGTCGATATTTATAATTCTGTTTATGAGTTAAAATCAgcaattattaatttattggaCGTACTGATAGGTGCTCCTTGGGATGATAATTATCCTTTCCTTCTCTCTTATTTAGGTGAAGCACATTCTGAGCTATTATTCGACAGTATAGCAGCAGACTTACAGAGCGCATTAGAAGACTATAAACTTTCAAAACGTATATATCCTTTGTTCAGTACGTTGATGCAAAGCAAACAAGACGGTTTGGCTATTTTATTTCTCACAGGTAAAACAGCTtctaataaatcttttaatgaagaaaccaAGGATATAAAAAGTGCTTCAAACAGTTCCATATTCACTATCTTGAAACAAAATGCATTGAGATTGGGTGAATTGCCAGAATCGGTTGGTAGTAGGCTACTTGACGCTATTGCCTATGCATTCAATACGTGGACTAATGCAAGAATCCTAGATAAAGATACTGAGTTCATTAGTGCTTTAgtgaagatattaaataCATTTGAGCCACAAAAATCTGGTACTGGATTAACAAAGGAAGAAACAGTAATTCTATCGAATAGATACAGATTGATTTCCagaattgttgaaatttttgCATTGTATCTATATACCTCCTCAGATGTCAACTCTAAAGTGTATGAACTTCTGAACCGTGATGATCTTTCCAAGATCATTAAACCGTTCTTCCAGATTGATGGTTATAACCAAAAACTACACGATTCTATCAATGAGAACTTTGAGCGCTATTGGCCAAAGTATAAGCTATCAAGTTTTGCTTTATCTCCACTCTCAAAAAGTGTCCATACGTTCCAAAATAACGCCTATGACATCGAAATGATGGATCAACTCTTTAGTCAGGATGAGAAATGGATAGGAAATGGGCAGGAAAAAGGTTTCCGTGAAGATGTTATAATAGCCTCTTTAAACTTACAGTATGTCCATCATCAAATCTCAGCAGCTAAAGCATGGGGTGCCCTGTTGACCACCTTTTTGAAAGTGACTACAACAACGCCTCTGAAAGATACTTTTCTCGATATCACGTCATACTTCCTTGATATCAACATCAAACATGGTATTGGAAAGCctattttcaaagaattatatttggaaagGATTGAACTGTGTTTCTACATCCTGTTTTCAATGCAAGCTACATCTAAAATGATTCCAGAGAAAACGTTAACCGATTTACTCTCCCAATTGATAaccattttcaaatctgACGATATTGATTATTTGGGTAATCTGTCAGTTTCAAACAGAAGCAATAACTTCTATAAGCCAATTTTACGATCAATCTTGATTCTGCTTTCTCTTGCCACTACTGGCAAACATTTTGTTGAGTTAACCTCAGACCAGTTACTAGAATGTTTTGAGTGTGCTTTCTCGAAAGGTGTCCATCTGATACTTTCTGAAATTCTATCAGACATGAATGCAGCTGCAATCACAAGTAAAGAAACCGTTATATACAATTTGGGCGAACGTATTCAGGACTTGTTTTTGTTACTATCATTGTTTTCCAAGATGAAAGCACTGAGTCCTCCAGAAACCTTTAAAGCTGTAATGGCGTCCTCCTTGGATGAGATTGGGACCATGAAAGTCATTCTGAATCTATATTCAAGTGCACATTCTATCAATGTCAATGATGAGCCTATCATTGGGCATATTGTATTGACATTCATTTCAGAGTTATGTACAATACAGGCAATTGCTGAAAGGTTCATAGCCAATGGCTTATTCACTGTCCTTCTCGAAAGTCCACTTTCTGTTGTCATTCAAAATGGAAACATCAAACCGGAACTACAGGCAAGACTACATAACATATGGAGTAACGGCTTACTATCAATTATTCTACTATTATTAAGTGAACTTGGAACAAAAGTGTTGCCTGAATGCTGTCTTTTTGTCTCTTATTTCCATAAGCAAATTAAAACTGCTGTATTCAGCTGGTCCGATAATAAACTTGCAGTCTCAACAGCTTTAATCAGAGAGACGACTCAATTGGTTCTTTTACAAAAGATGTTAGATGCTCTAGACTACAAGAAATACTTAAGGAGATCAAGAGTTAATACTGTAAATGCAGAAGATGATTCTGTGGAGTTGGTAAGAGGACTGGATAGTGACTATGAGAGAAAGGACTTGAGCGTGGTTTTGAACAAGCTTTTAACACAcccaaaatatttaaattcacGAATTATACCGTCAAGCTTAGAAGAGCAACACCTTCTAGAAGAGGAGGGTACAAGACTGGAATTTGTCAAGAAAATCTGTAAACAGATTAAAGAGTTGCAGGAATCTTtgtttaaagaattataa